TACAGTTCCGTTTGTTTGCGGAGCGCGTGATCTGGGAGAGGCTTTGCGCCGAATTGCAGAAGGTGCTTCCATGATTCGCACAAAAGGTGAGCCGGGTACCGGGAATATTGTAGAAGCAGTAAAGCATCAGCGCACCATGCAAGCACAAATCCGTAAAGTACAAGCTATGTCACAAGATGAATTATATGCGGAAGCAAAAAATTTAGGGGCACCATTTGAGCTTTTATTGGAAGTTCATACAAGTGGACGTCTGCCGGTTGTGAATTTTGCCGCTGGTGGTGTTGCAACACCTGCGGATGCAGCTTTGATGATGCACTTGGGTTCAGATGGAGTATTTGTAGGTTCGGGAATTTTCAAATCTGAAAATCCTGCAAAATTTGCACGTTCGATTGTTGAAGCGACTACACATTATGAGGATTACGAGTTAATCGCATCTTTATCAAAAGGACTTGGAACAGCTATGAAAGGTATTGAATTGTCTACTTTGCAAGATACGGAGCGCATGGCTGTTCGGGGTTGGTAAGGGGCATACTATAGAGGTGAGCAAGCATGAAAGTTGGAGTACTTGCATTGCAAGGGGCAGTAGCAGAACATGCTCGAGCCTTGCGGGCAGCAGGA
Above is a window of Fodinisporobacter ferrooxydans DNA encoding:
- the pdxS gene encoding pyridoxal 5'-phosphate synthase lyase subunit PdxS — protein: MEVGTSRVKRGMAEMQKGGVIMDVINAEQAKVAEEAGAVAVMALERVPADIRATGGVARMADPTIVEEVMKAVSIPVMAKARIGHFVEAKILESLGVDYIDESEVLTPADDKYHINKREFTVPFVCGARDLGEALRRIAEGASMIRTKGEPGTGNIVEAVKHQRTMQAQIRKVQAMSQDELYAEAKNLGAPFELLLEVHTSGRLPVVNFAAGGVATPADAALMMHLGSDGVFVGSGIFKSENPAKFARSIVEATTHYEDYELIASLSKGLGTAMKGIELSTLQDTERMAVRGW